GGCGCGATTCTGTGCATGGGCGTCGCGACGGCCAACAGCATTCTCGTCGTAACCTTCGCGCGCGAGCGGTTGCGCGCAACCGGCGATGCGCGTATCGCCGCACTCGAAGCAGGCTTTACGCGCTTTCGCCCGGTGTTGATGACGGCACTCGCCATGATCATCGGCATGGCGCCGATGGCGCTCGGACTCGGCGACGGCGGCGAGCAGAACGCGCCGCTCGGCCGCGCGGTAATCGGTGGTCTGTTGTGCGCAACCTGCGCGACGCTGCTCGTGGTGCCGGTGCTATTCAGCATCGTTCACCGAAACGATGCGCACGACCCCAATGTGCCCGCGCACACCGACGCCGATCCGGATTCCGATTCAACCGGTTCTGATTCCGCAAAAGGAAACGCCCATGTCCACTGAAGTCGACATCGCCGCGCCGAAGCGCCCTGCTCATCTGAAACTGGCCGGCATCGCGATCGCGCTGGCCGCCGTTGCGGTGCTCGCGGACGGCATTGCGAGCCGCGTGCACACGCGGCATGAGGTCGCGAAATGGACCACGCAACAGGCCCTGCCGACCGTCGCAACCATCGAGCCGCAGCCGCTCGCATCGACCCAGCAGCTCGTCTTGCCGGGCCATCTCGCCGCATGGATCAATGCGCCGATCTATGCGCGCGTGTCGGGCTATCTGCATGCGTGGTACGCCGATATCGGCACGCCGGTGAAAGCCGGGCAACTGCTCGGCGTGATCGATACACCGGACCTCGATCAGCAGTTCGATCAGGCGCGCGCGGACCTGCGCAAATCGATGGCGACCGAAAAACTCGCGGCCGTCACGGCGCAACGCTGGACGCAGATGCTTTCGCAGGATTCGGTCTCGCAACAGGAAACCGACGAAAAAACCAGCGACCTCGCCGCGCAACAGGCGACGGTGGCAGCCGAGCAGGCGAATGTGAATCGCCTCGAAGCGCTCGAATCGTTCAAGCGTATCGTCGCGCCGTTCGACGGCGTCGTCACCGCGCGCGATACCGATGTCGGCGCGCTGATCGACGCGGGCGGCGGCAACCGGCCGCAACTCTTCACGGTGTCGGACGCGAAACAGCTGCGCGTCTACGTGAGCGTGCCGCAAAGCGAAGCGGCCGCCGTGCGGCCCGGCATGCAGGCCACACTTAGCGTACCCGAGCGGCCCGGCATGACGTTCAATGCATCACTCGTCGATACCGATCATGCGATCGCGCCATCGTCGGGAACGTTGCTCGTGCAACTTGCGGTCGACAATCACGCCGGTTTGCTTTTTCCCGGCGAGTATACGGAA
The genomic region above belongs to Paraburkholderia edwinii and contains:
- a CDS encoding efflux RND transporter periplasmic adaptor subunit: MSTEVDIAAPKRPAHLKLAGIAIALAAVAVLADGIASRVHTRHEVAKWTTQQALPTVATIEPQPLASTQQLVLPGHLAAWINAPIYARVSGYLHAWYADIGTPVKAGQLLGVIDTPDLDQQFDQARADLRKSMATEKLAAVTAQRWTQMLSQDSVSQQETDEKTSDLAAQQATVAAEQANVNRLEALESFKRIVAPFDGVVTARDTDVGALIDAGGGNRPQLFTVSDAKQLRVYVSVPQSEAAAVRPGMQATLSVPERPGMTFNASLVDTDHAIAPSSGTLLVQLAVDNHAGLLFPGEYTEVRFALPTNAHALQIPASALIFRHNGLQVATVGPQNRAVMKSVTIATDLGAHVVIGSGLAAGDRVIDNPPDSLSAGDLVRVAAATAGSPSASTHTAEAQNHAEHAHG